The genomic region AAATCCAGGGCATTAAAGTGAAGAGCTTGGGGAATTTTCGGAAGGGAAGGCGAGATTGAATTTCTGGATCAAGTTACGGACTCTTGTTGTCGAATAAAAGGAAATTCTCAGGCTGACGGGATTATCCTTATTTCCGGCTTATTTAAAGGAATCAGGTGATGAAGACGATCGGATATTTTCAATTGCTGGCAATGTTGCTGTTCTGGATGGGCGTGCCGAATGTTTACGGCGATGCCTACCATTTAAAATCGTGCCGGTCTTTTTATGGACGTCCGCACGATTTGAAGCTGCAACGCCCGCCGCAGCGGGTGCTGCTGGTGCCGCTGCTGAGCAGGGATCCTCATACGAACGAAAGCCCGAGATGGTCCGAGCAGCCTGCCCGTGCGATCAAAGCGTTTTATCGTCGGCGGTTCGGGGCGTCCGTCATGCAATTGCGCAATATCTGGAGCTGGACCGATTATTATCAGCAGGTGGCGCGGTTGATCGAAACGACGGCTCCCTTCGACCGGCTTATTTTTATCAGCCACGGCGGCTTCGACGGCCCCGTGCTCAAAAACGCCGTGTACCGGCAGGATTATCGGATCAATGACGGGAAGGGCCAGTTGCTGCAATATTCCGAAGCGCAGCCGGGGCTCAGGAACGTGCTGACCATCACCTATGATACCCAAAAAAATGCCCGGTTCAGCGATTTTATGGCGCTACGTCATCAGGAATTGGCCGAGATGAAAACGGACGACATCCGGCAATTATTGAAAGGAATGGAAAAAAAATTGCAGCCTCTGGATCAGGGCTGCTTTCAGACGTATTGCGCTCCGAATAAGCTGGCCGGCAGTCCGGACGAGGTTCGCCGGCAGCGTCTCGAGATTTGCGAGGTCGTCTGCCGGGAACCTCTGTTCGAGTTCAAGACTTCGGCCGAGCTGTCCGAAGAACGGTTTCTGCATTTCGCCCATACCCTGCGCTCGCTGGTGACTTCCGACGGCCTTGTTTTTTTCGGGGCCTGTAATCCGGGCAGTGCCGCTCCGCCGGAACCGGAAAAAGCTCCGGAGAAGGACGAAACGGAACTGCTGATCCAGTCTTCCCTGGCGGGAGGGCCGTATCGGAGTTACGTTCATCTGGTCAGCGCGGCGACCGGCCGGATCAGTGCCGGACCGATAGGGCAAAGCAGCGCCGAAGACATTATTCATCGTCTCATTCTGTTCGAGAGCGATCGTCCCCAACGCTATTTATGCATTGCGGCGCCCGAGGCGTTGCAGGCGAACGGGGAAAAATAACGGTCGCGGGAAACGCGGAGCGGAGGCCGGCTTCCGGCCTGTGATGGGCGGCCGGAATGTCCATGAGCCGGACCGCTTGTCCAGGTCATACCCCGATGTCTTCGTTCCAGAGCGCCGGGTTGTCCGCAATAAACCGTTTCATCATGCCGATGCATCGCTCGTCCTGGAGGACCTCGACGACGACTCCGCGACTCCGCAACAGCGCTTCTTCCCCCATGAAAGTGACATTTTCGCCGACGACAACGCGCGGTATGCGGTAAAGCAGAATCGCTCCCGAACACATGGCGCAGGGCGACAGCGTTGTATACAGGACGCTTTGCGCATAAACGGAGGCGGATTGCCTGCCGGCATTTTCGAACGCATCCATTTCTCCGTGCAGAATAGCGCTGCCCCGCTGTACTCTGCGGTTATACCCCCTCCCGATAATCCGGTCTTGATGCACGAGTACGGAACCGATGGGAATGCCGCCTTCGGCAAGCCCTGCTTCCGCTTCGGCCAGGGCTGCCAGGAGAAAGGGATCTTGAGAGACGGGAGAGTTTTCGGCCATGGGAATTTATAAAAATGGAAGGAGAGTCATTAGGATAACACGATAAAGACACGGATATGAGAGTAATCCATGTGCAAGATAAAGCGTGTACCCGTAACCATCGTGCACCGGGCTGAACGAGTCTTGCCGCCTGCCGATGAGGCGGTTCCTCGGGCAAAAGGCAATTGGGTGCGGTACCGCTTGCGCCGGAACCCGGCAAGATCGAGAAAAAGAAGTTCGTCTCTCTCCCAACCTTGCCGTTGAGGGCAGTTCCCGGCAACCCGGCGACGGCCTAGGGTGAAGAGAATACGCTGTTGAAAAAGTCTATGACCTGCTGTCCCATCAACTGCTTGCCCGAGGTATTGGCATGGCAGCCGTCGCTTATGGTTTGGCTTGGATAGGCCAGAGGTCCCACGTTCGGCCCGGTCAGCGCCTTGCCGTTGGCGACGAGCTGGCTGGCGAGGCCGGCCATGCGCGATTGTCCGCCGATGCCTGCGATACTGCATTCGTGGGAAGACGGCGTATAGCTGGGCTGGGCGGAAACGTAAACGGTAACGCCCGGTATTCGGCGTTTGATTTCATTCAAGACCTTGAGTGCGTTGTCGTAGGTTTCGCTGGCGGCATCCTTGGAGACGGCGCACAGTTCCCACCAAATGGTTTTGGTCGGTTGAGCATTATAAGCCTTCTGGAATTCCGACCAATAAGAGCTGGTTGCGTTGGAAAGGTTTTTAGCCCAGACGTACACGCCGCCGCCGTCGTAAACGGGCACGGGATTCCAGAAAATCGTGTCGCCGAGCGCGATGGCGCCTTCAGCGGCATGCATGGTCATCGAGCAGCCCAGGTAGCCTACTGTCGCATCGGCGGAACTGCCGCGCGTGGTTGCAAAAATATTGGCGGACTTCGCGCTGGTTTCGCCGGTCGCATTGTAAGCGGAGACGTTGTATTTATAAACCGTGGCGGATTTCAGCCCGACATCCGTAAAAGACGGCTCGGCAACCGTAGCGATTTGGACGTCGTTGCGGTAGACGTCATAGCCGGTGACGCCTTGGGTGTCGGTAGAGGCTGCCCAGGACAGATCGATTTCGGACGATGAGGCCGGAGTAGCCGAAAGCCCGTCCGGAATGGTCGGACCGCTTGGGGTATCGGGCGAGGCGCCCTGCGTTACTCCGATTACCGTCTTGGACGGGGCTGAATTATTGCCCGCCGCGTCGTAAGCGGAGACCGTATAGCCGTAAGTGGTGCCGGCGGCCAGTCCGCTATCGGAAAACGAGGTCTCGGTAACATTGGCAATCTGGGTTTTGTTTCGATAAATCTTGTAGCCTTTGACGCCGACCTGATCGGTGGCCGTCTTCCAGGAAAGATCGATCTCCGCAGAAGACGTGGCGCTGACGGTGAGTCCGCCGGGAACCGTCGGGGCAGTGGTATCTTTTGACGAGGGCCGGACAGCGGCTTGTGGCGCGATGCCGCCGATCAATAATACGGCGGCGATGAAAGGAATTAAGGGTTTTGACTTCATAAACTTTACCTTATCTGGATGACTGCCGGGGCACTGGTCAGTGTAGGGGTATAAAAAGCGCCCGCACAGGCGGTCAGGGGTGAACTACAAATGGATGCGTCGGAAATCAACGCAGCTTGGCTCGCCCTTTGAAGAACAGAGC from Methylosarcina fibrata AML-C10 harbors:
- a CDS encoding fibronectin type III domain-containing protein; amino-acid sequence: MKSKPLIPFIAAVLLIGGIAPQAAVRPSSKDTTAPTVPGGLTVSATSSAEIDLSWKTATDQVGVKGYKIYRNKTQIANVTETSFSDSGLAAGTTYGYTVSAYDAAGNNSAPSKTVIGVTQGASPDTPSGPTIPDGLSATPASSSEIDLSWAASTDTQGVTGYDVYRNDVQIATVAEPSFTDVGLKSATVYKYNVSAYNATGETSAKSANIFATTRGSSADATVGYLGCSMTMHAAEGAIALGDTIFWNPVPVYDGGGVYVWAKNLSNATSSYWSEFQKAYNAQPTKTIWWELCAVSKDAASETYDNALKVLNEIKRRIPGVTVYVSAQPSYTPSSHECSIAGIGGQSRMAGLASQLVANGKALTGPNVGPLAYPSQTISDGCHANTSGKQLMGQQVIDFFNSVFSSP
- a CDS encoding nucleoside deaminase — encoded protein: MAENSPVSQDPFLLAALAEAEAGLAEGGIPIGSVLVHQDRIIGRGYNRRVQRGSAILHGEMDAFENAGRQSASVYAQSVLYTTLSPCAMCSGAILLYRIPRVVVGENVTFMGEEALLRSRGVVVEVLQDERCIGMMKRFIADNPALWNEDIGV